Proteins encoded by one window of Streptomyces sp. ALI-76-A:
- a CDS encoding Clp protease N-terminal domain-containing protein, translated as MFERFTKSARDVVREAWEHAERAGASSVEPEHILLALLDREASRGSFALSALGLAERGDAVREALVEARRRAGLSQAETDALAGLGIDVSEIVARVEEAHGVGAMSGETKGKGWWSGRRSFGRGGKEVLEKALRIALAHQDRHIGDEHILLALAARPGVPAEVLADHGVTYESLTRVLYGEGEAKAG; from the coding sequence ATGTTCGAGCGGTTCACCAAGAGTGCCCGGGACGTGGTGCGCGAGGCATGGGAGCACGCCGAGCGGGCGGGAGCGTCGTCGGTGGAGCCGGAGCACATACTGCTCGCTCTGCTGGACCGCGAGGCCAGTCGTGGGTCCTTCGCGCTGTCCGCGCTGGGGCTCGCCGAGCGCGGGGACGCGGTCCGGGAGGCGCTGGTCGAGGCGCGACGGCGGGCCGGGCTGTCCCAGGCGGAGACCGATGCCCTGGCGGGACTGGGCATCGACGTCTCGGAGATCGTCGCCCGGGTCGAGGAGGCGCACGGCGTGGGGGCGATGTCCGGTGAGACGAAGGGCAAGGGGTGGTGGTCCGGACGCCGTTCCTTCGGGCGGGGCGGCAAGGAGGTGCTGGAGAAGGCCCTGCGGATCGCGCTGGCCCACCAGGACCGTCACATCGGCGACGAACACATCCTGCTGGCCCTCGCCGCCCGCCCCGGTGTGCCCGCGGAGGTCCTCGCCGACCACGGGGTGACGTACGAGTCGCTGACACGGGTGCTGTACGGGGAGGGCGAGGCCAAGGCGGGCTGA
- a CDS encoding helix-turn-helix domain-containing protein, with protein MTEATDLAERAGDRDPRIGLRAVAALRRLLEQLEAVQVRSARHQGWSWQEIAAELGVSRQAVHKKYGRH; from the coding sequence ATGACCGAAGCAACGGATCTCGCCGAGCGTGCGGGTGACCGCGATCCCCGGATCGGGCTGCGGGCCGTCGCCGCGCTGCGCCGGCTGCTGGAGCAGCTGGAGGCGGTGCAGGTGCGCAGCGCGCGCCATCAGGGCTGGTCGTGGCAGGAGATCGCCGCGGAGCTCGGTGTGAGCAGGCAGGCCGTGCACAAGAAGTACGGGAGGCATTGA
- a CDS encoding zinc-binding dehydrogenase: MFAAYAARIDRDQPLTGLELGERPAPEARPGWSTVNVKAASLNHHDLWSLRGVGLSEDRLPMILGCDAAGVDEDGNEIVLHSVIGQTGHGVGPKEPRSILTERYHGTFAEQVAVPTWNVLPKPRELSFEEAACLPTAWLTAYRMLFTNAGVRPGDSVLVQGAGGGVATAAIVLGKAAGLRVFATSRDEAKRKRAVELGAVEALESGARLPQRVDAVMETVGAATWSHSVKSLKPGGTLVISGATSGDRPSHAELTRIFFLELRVVGSTMGTKDELEDLLSFCAATGVRPVIDEVLPLDRAREGFERLAAGEQFGKIVLTGG, encoded by the coding sequence ATGTTCGCTGCCTACGCCGCCCGAATCGACCGCGACCAGCCCCTCACCGGCCTCGAACTGGGAGAGCGTCCCGCTCCCGAGGCCCGGCCCGGCTGGAGCACCGTGAACGTCAAGGCCGCCTCCCTCAACCACCACGACCTCTGGTCACTGCGGGGCGTGGGCCTGTCCGAGGACAGGCTGCCGATGATCCTGGGCTGTGACGCCGCCGGTGTCGACGAGGACGGCAACGAGATCGTCCTGCACTCCGTCATCGGACAGACCGGGCACGGGGTCGGCCCGAAGGAGCCCCGTTCCATCCTCACCGAGCGTTACCATGGGACGTTCGCCGAGCAGGTCGCCGTACCGACCTGGAACGTCCTGCCCAAGCCCAGGGAGCTGTCGTTCGAGGAGGCCGCCTGTCTGCCGACGGCCTGGCTGACGGCGTACCGGATGCTCTTCACCAACGCGGGCGTGCGCCCCGGTGACTCCGTACTCGTGCAGGGCGCGGGCGGCGGGGTCGCCACGGCCGCCATCGTGCTCGGCAAGGCCGCGGGCCTGCGGGTCTTCGCCACCAGCCGGGACGAGGCCAAGCGGAAGCGGGCCGTGGAGCTGGGCGCCGTGGAGGCACTGGAGTCGGGTGCGCGGCTGCCGCAGCGCGTGGACGCCGTCATGGAGACCGTCGGCGCCGCCACCTGGTCGCACTCGGTCAAGTCCCTGAAGCCGGGCGGCACGCTCGTCATCTCCGGGGCCACGAGCGGCGACCGGCCCTCGCACGCCGAGCTGACCCGGATCTTCTTCCTGGAGCTCAGGGTGGTGGGGTCGACGATGGGCACCAAGGACGAACTGGAGGACCTGCTCTCCTTCTGTGCCGCCACCGGCGTACGGCCCGTCATCGACGAGGTGCTGCCGCTGGACCGGGCCCGGGAGGGCTTCGAACGGCTGGCGGCCGGGGAGCAGTTCGGCAAGATCGTCCTCACGGGCGGCTAG